From the Acidovorax sp. NCPPB 3576 genome, the window AGGCTCCTTCTTGCCGGCCAGTCCCTTTCGAAGGTCCCTGATCACTGTCTGAGACGGTTGACCATCCGCTCCATGCGAGGCGAGGAAGTACCGGATCGATTCAAAGTGGGCCTCATTCGCGAGGTGAGAAGAGTGAGTCGACACAACGAACTGAACGGGCCACTGGCTACCCAGCTCTGCGCTAAACGTCGCCGCGATCTCCGCCAGTTTACGGATGAAGACCTCCTGCATCTGAGGATGGAGGTGTACCTCCGGCTCCTCGATAAAAATGACCTGAGTGCCGGGGCGTGGTTCGGCTGCGGCATAAACCTTGAAGAACTCGCGGAGCTGCAGCAATATGAGGATCAGATTGCGGGTTCCTAGACCGTTGTAGCCCTCTGGGAGATTAACTCCATTCACGCCGGTGTACCGGACCTTGGTGTGATTGGTCAGCAGGCGGCTAACGTCTAGAGTAGTCTCCGTCCTGAGCTTCTGCTGATCACCAAGACTGGGATATCCAAACAACGAGAGAGCCGGCAGCAACTCGTCGAGCTTGACGTTGAAGTCCTCGCCAATTTTTTCCTGAATACCTGCGACAGCGAGCTCAAGGTCTCCGGCGATGCCATTCCCAGCATCGGAAGCATTGCTTTTAGCAGTCGTAAACAGGTTCTCCAAAACCTTGCCAATGACCGCACGATCCTTCTGACTGACATCGTCAAGACCACGCTGCGCGCCGATGAAGCCGCTGCCGCAGAGTCTGCGAAGCGCCGCGCCCTCCATGGTCTTGTTGTTTTCGGGGTCGTTGGGGTCAACGGCAGCGAAGGTAATCGCAAAAAGCTCGGGGATGCGATCGCGTAAGGCTCTGAAGCAAGCAACCTTGGCAGCCTTAACTTGCTCCTCAGTCGCAGAGTGGTCGGGTACGTCAAGTCCGGCGAACAGCTCCTTCACCTTGCCATCTTTAAGTCCGTAGCTTGCAACTAACAAGGCTTCTGTGCATTGGGGGTCAAGGTCGACGATAAACTCGCTGAGTGTTCCAAGCGCCTCTTCAACCTTGTACTCAAAGGTTAGCCGGATCTCGATGGTCGGCAGGGCCCGCCGAACGACATCATCGTCAATTCCTTGCAAGGACGACTTTAACGCCTCCCAGAATGCCTGATGCGTGCCAAACGAGAAGTCCTCGAGACGGAATGTCGGGCTGCCATCCTCCAGGAGGCGCCGCATCACCTCCGTGAGCGATGTCTTTCCACAATTGTTTCGCCCAACAACCACCGTTGTCCTATCCTCCAGCACTAGCCCGGCATCCTGTAATAGACGAAAATTCTGGACAACGATGTTCTTCAAGCGCATCTGGGGCTCCTCTGTTGCAAGCGAGTCTCTTACGAACGGCCTTGCTTGATAAATTCCGACTCGATCGGTAATAGATTATTTGTTTCTGCTGTTGCATCAGAGGACATTTGTCACTTAAGACGCAGCAGATCCTCAGGCTGTATTGCAATTAGCGCGTTATCAAGGTGCGGGTTGCAGTCGACTTCTTGAGCAATGGCTTGCGAATGACGCACCTCACTTACCGCCACCAACGTAGTGGGTGCCTTTGCTAAACCGCCCAATATCTTCCATCCGCTTACTGCCCTTGCGATTGCCCACTTCAAACGCAATCGACGAGGCTCAGCCGCTCATGAATAGAGTGTTGCTAGCTCTGACGTTACCGACCATCGCTGCAGACGCAGCGGCGCTGGTGGCAAGGAAACATGCTTCGATGAGGACAGATTTCATGTGGTCTCCATGGGAGTTGTAGCCAAATGTTACAGAATTATGCTTACTTGCAGCTTGCACAAGGGCGCGAGACACCTGCACTCGGAAGAACTGCCTTTCGCAAGACAATAGGTGGCAACCCACAAGGCAGGGCCTACCCTAAAAGCTTGGCCGCCTTATTACCTGCAGTTGCGCGGAAGTAGCCCAAAACGCTTGCCACGCTCCTGTGCCCAGTCATGGCCATGGTGTCGCTAAGGGGCACTCCTTGGATGGCGGCTTCCGTCACGAAGCCTGACCGCAGGGAGTGAGCCGAGAACTGCTCGGGCAAGCCAGCCATGCGTGCACGATCGCGAACAATGTCACGAACCGAGGCGGGGGAGAGTGGGGCGCCCAGATGCCCCCCCTTGCGAACTTGCCTAAAAATCGCGCCTTCTGAAATCCCTGACACCCTGAGCCAGGTTTCCAACGCTTGAGCCGCTTGACCTTCAATGGGCTTTTGGTTCTCCGGACGATCCGCAGCATTCTGGTTGGTCTTGGAGTGAGCGAGGGTGTAGATAAGCGAATCTGGGCCGGTCCGCCGCAGGCACTTCATGTCAGCACTGGTCACTTCGGAACGCCGACGGCCTCCAGTCGCCCATGCAAACAGGAGGAGGGCGCGGTCACGCCGACCACGCAATGAGTCGTCACAGGTCTCCAACATGGCCACCAGTGGCTCTCGAGTGATTGCGTCTTGCTTGTGAGCGATGTCGCCACGCTTGCCATAAGCCCTCCGCGTCTTGGCCAGTAACTCACGCACTTTTGGATCCTGGCAAGGATTTTTGAAGTCGTGTAGTTGGTGTGACTTTGACAGCACAGCGATGCGATGCACAAGCGTGTTGAGAGCCATTGGACCTGGCTTGCCCTTGAATCTCTCCTTCACAAGAAGATCGTCAATGGCCTTTGGTAACTCATGCCTCAGGCCCGCCGCGGTAGTCCGCTCCGCATGGTCCACGATGAACTGGACAACCGCACTGGCAGGCAAAGGCAGCGAAATGTTGACCCCGTATCGCAGCACAAACCAAGCAGCCCAATATCGCAACGCGCTGCGATAGCTGGCGATCGTGTTTGCCGATTCGCCTTCCCTGAGGAGTTCGTTGACTGCGTCTTCGGTGGCGGACGACAACTCAGCAGGGTTGAGCGCTGGGCAGTCGTTCAGAGCAGGCAAACGCATGATGCACTCACAGCAGTTGATAAAATCATATGTACAACGTATTGTTTACTAGCCATCTTCGAAATAGGTCGCGATAACAATCACTTATCGTTGGTAATTTTAATGCAAGGGTAGGGTGGTTGCACATGAAAAGTTTGAGAGGTCCGCGCGGAGTTCAGATGGAAGAAGTTTGGGCCGCCGCCGACGCGGTGCTCAGCCTCGGCGAGCGGCCGACGATCGAACGAGTACGACAGCATTTGGGACGCGGCTCTCCCAACACAGTGGGGCCTATGCTTGATGGCTGGTACGGTTCGTTGGCTAAGCGACTGCATCAGCACGCAGCGGATGACGAGCGTGACGCTTCGGGGGCGGCCCTTCTTCTTCCCGCCGCTGTCGCTAGAGCCGCGAAAACCATGTGGGGGAGAGCTCTACAGCACGCGGAAGACCAAGCAGCTGCTAATTTGGTGGAATCTCGCGAAGAGTTGGAAGTGCAAGCCGTGGCCCTGCGGGAAGCACGGGATCACTTGGCAAAGGAGACGCAGCGCCAGGTGGACCGCAGCGCGGCATACGAGTTGGCGATGCAGGTCAAAGACGCTCAGATTGCAGATCTTGGTCGCTCAATCGAGGACCTGAAGCAGCAATTACTGAGCAGTCAGCAGGGGATTGACACCCTGCGAACTGAGTACGTGCAATTACGGCGAGTCGCAGATGCTGATCGCCGCAGCC encodes:
- a CDS encoding ATP-dependent nuclease: MRLKNIVVQNFRLLQDAGLVLEDRTTVVVGRNNCGKTSLTEVMRRLLEDGSPTFRLEDFSFGTHQAFWEALKSSLQGIDDDVVRRALPTIEIRLTFEYKVEEALGTLSEFIVDLDPQCTEALLVASYGLKDGKVKELFAGLDVPDHSATEEQVKAAKVACFRALRDRIPELFAITFAAVDPNDPENNKTMEGAALRRLCGSGFIGAQRGLDDVSQKDRAVIGKVLENLFTTAKSNASDAGNGIAGDLELAVAGIQEKIGEDFNVKLDELLPALSLFGYPSLGDQQKLRTETTLDVSRLLTNHTKVRYTGVNGVNLPEGYNGLGTRNLILILLQLREFFKVYAAAEPRPGTQVIFIEEPEVHLHPQMQEVFIRKLAEIAATFSAELGSQWPVQFVVSTHSSHLANEAHFESIRYFLASHGADGQPSQTVIRDLRKGLAGKKEPDRSFLHQYMTLTRCDLFFADKAVLIEGTTERLLLPRMIKTLDAGITHGKKLGSQYLSVIEIGGAYAHIFFDLLKFLEIRTLVITDIDAVKSNGAGKYVKCEVRHGERTSNACLKAWFKPDITTAELLAATDESKINAKTRVAFQQAEVASGPCGRSFEDAFMLANTALFPLAGPGDAERETQAWEAAGKVKKSDFALEHALAEDTWKIPRYISEGLIWLAKDEAPLPSGTGAVTAGETP
- a CDS encoding site-specific integrase, producing the protein MRLPALNDCPALNPAELSSATEDAVNELLREGESANTIASYRSALRYWAAWFVLRYGVNISLPLPASAVVQFIVDHAERTTAAGLRHELPKAIDDLLVKERFKGKPGPMALNTLVHRIAVLSKSHQLHDFKNPCQDPKVRELLAKTRRAYGKRGDIAHKQDAITREPLVAMLETCDDSLRGRRDRALLLFAWATGGRRRSEVTSADMKCLRRTGPDSLIYTLAHSKTNQNAADRPENQKPIEGQAAQALETWLRVSGISEGAIFRQVRKGGHLGAPLSPASVRDIVRDRARMAGLPEQFSAHSLRSGFVTEAAIQGVPLSDTMAMTGHRSVASVLGYFRATAGNKAAKLLG
- a CDS encoding DNA-binding protein; its protein translation is MEEVWAAADAVLSLGERPTIERVRQHLGRGSPNTVGPMLDGWYGSLAKRLHQHAADDERDASGAALLLPAAVARAAKTMWGRALQHAEDQAAANLVESREELEVQAVALREARDHLAKETQRQVDRSAAYELAMQVKDAQIADLGRSIEDLKQQLLSSQQGIDTLRTEYVQLRRVADADRRSREARELEHQTERSRLEDRAQAQERRLNGEVDRARQEAKRLSVLMESDQKRATKSLADATDRAREFETKIGALLLDKAGLSQDLQSALEQIKGLQARLDGRSNDMFAVLHELRDRLPPNLTEESTPPVKVRKSKIKR